The Streptomyces sp. HUAS CB01 genome has a segment encoding these proteins:
- a CDS encoding gas vesicle protein, producing MAPPEQPAKRKPQKKAAWVMRSAAQQLAQLLGRPPESVSAIKPTDDGWEADVEVVELERIPETTSVMASYRVTLDKEGDLVAYERKRRYTRGQIDRRP from the coding sequence ATGGCCCCTCCAGAGCAACCCGCGAAGCGGAAGCCCCAGAAGAAGGCCGCCTGGGTCATGCGCTCCGCGGCGCAGCAACTGGCGCAATTGCTCGGACGACCGCCCGAGTCGGTGTCCGCCATCAAGCCGACCGACGACGGCTGGGAGGCCGACGTGGAGGTCGTTGAACTGGAGAGGATCCCCGAGACGACGAGCGTGATGGCCAGCTACCGAGTGACCCTGGACAAGGAGGGTGACCTGGTGGCCTACGAACGCAAGCGCAGATACACCAGAGGGCAGATCGACCGCAGGCCTTGA
- a CDS encoding histone H1-like repetitive region-containing protein: MNDTTKIALAAAVAGGYLLGRAKKGRLAFAMATYIAGRRFGLDPQQLATEGLRKLKDVPQVAELNEQIRGELLDAGRKALTAAADRKLADLADSLHERTLHLGGKGKEEDEEYEEEEYEDEEPAEEEEEEEPEEQEEEEEEEEQEPEAEAEEEEEEEEEEPEEPEAEEEEEEGEEEEEEEEPEEQETEEEEEEQEEEEPPRRRRPARGREKPAPRKAAARKATAKRAPTKKTAAKKTAAKKAPAKKAPAKKTAAKKAPPRKATAKKTAAKKTPPRKATAKKTAAKKTPPRKATAKKTAAKKTPPRKATAKKTAAKKTAAKKTAPRKTAAKKTAGRRR; the protein is encoded by the coding sequence ATGAACGACACGACCAAGATCGCTCTCGCGGCCGCGGTCGCGGGCGGGTACCTGCTCGGGCGCGCGAAGAAGGGCCGCCTCGCGTTCGCCATGGCGACCTACATCGCAGGGCGCCGCTTCGGCCTGGATCCGCAGCAGCTGGCGACGGAAGGGCTGCGCAAACTGAAGGACGTCCCACAAGTCGCCGAGCTCAACGAACAGATACGAGGGGAACTGCTGGACGCGGGGCGCAAGGCCCTCACGGCCGCCGCCGACCGGAAGCTCGCGGATCTGGCGGACTCGCTCCATGAACGCACACTCCATCTCGGAGGCAAGGGCAAGGAGGAGGACGAGGAGTACGAAGAGGAGGAGTACGAGGACGAGGAACCGGCGGAGGAGGAAGAAGAGGAAGAGCCGGAGGAACAGGAGGAGGAAGAAGAAGAGGAAGAACAGGAGCCGGAGGCCGAGGCCGAGGAGGAAGAGGAAGAGGAGGAGGAAGAGCCGGAGGAGCCCGAGGCCGAGGAAGAGGAGGAGGAAGGGGAAGAGGAAGAGGAAGAGGAAGAGCCGGAGGAACAGGAGACGGAAGAAGAAGAGGAAGAACAGGAAGAAGAGGAGCCCCCGCGCCGACGAAGGCCCGCGAGAGGACGCGAGAAGCCCGCCCCGCGCAAGGCGGCCGCCAGGAAGGCCACGGCGAAGCGAGCACCCACGAAGAAGACGGCGGCCAAGAAGACCGCCGCGAAAAAGGCTCCGGCGAAAAAGGCCCCGGCGAAGAAGACCGCCGCCAAGAAGGCACCCCCGAGGAAAGCCACGGCCAAGAAGACCGCCGCGAAGAAGACACCGCCGAGGAAAGCCACGGCCAAGAAGACCGCCGCGAAGAAGACACCGCCGAGGAAAGCCACGGCCAAGAAGACCGCCGCGAAGAAGACACCGCCGAGGAAGGCAACAGCCAAGAAGACCGCGGCGAAGAAGACCGCCGCGAAGAAGACGGCTCCGCGCAAGACGGCCGCCAAGAAGACGGCCGGACGGCGGAGGTAG
- a CDS encoding gas vesicle structural protein GvpA, producing the protein MTVVPAQQSRSGGGTSGLYDVLELVLDRGLVIDAFVRVSLVGIEILKIDVRVVVASVDTYLRFAEACNRLDLESGRNASPGLPDLVGEITESGARGKSKGALSGAAQTISEAFEKARDESSSESRPRSRRTTSRKKEEQE; encoded by the coding sequence ATGACGGTTGTTCCGGCACAACAGAGCCGCTCCGGCGGCGGTACCAGCGGACTGTACGACGTTCTCGAACTCGTCCTCGACCGAGGGCTCGTGATCGACGCGTTCGTGCGGGTGTCGCTGGTCGGCATCGAGATCCTGAAGATCGACGTACGTGTCGTCGTCGCGAGCGTCGACACCTATCTGCGCTTCGCCGAGGCGTGCAACCGACTCGACCTGGAATCGGGACGCAACGCCAGCCCCGGACTGCCCGACCTCGTCGGGGAGATAACCGAGTCCGGCGCACGGGGCAAGTCCAAGGGCGCGCTCTCGGGAGCCGCCCAGACCATCTCCGAGGCCTTCGAGAAGGCCCGTGACGAGAGCTCTTCGGAGAGCAGGCCCCGCAGCCGCCGCACCACGTCGCGCAAGAAGGAGGAGCAGGAGTGA
- a CDS encoding SRPBCC family protein, whose amino-acid sequence MAKESGAAKGGESSGLDLLRDELVDFLGAQVENLADKAGDKLSGLTDQLLDSAQGGGPLPGGGIMKAVTGSKAKGMKDKVVGKAKDLLGGGKGKRKSGGGKSMNILEVQDVGVPIRAAYDHWTAYEDFSDFAKGVRSVSKDSDDVHSDWKVKVGPSTRGWKATVQEQVPDDRIMWTSEGAKGTTRGCVSFHSLAPSLTRIVLVVEYYPSGFFEKTGNLWRAQGRRLRLDFKNFVRYVSFADEEPEGWRGEIRDGEVVRSHEEALEDEEEQGQEEDEEEYDEDEEDDGEYADEDEAPEEGEEEDEYEDEEEDEDEYAR is encoded by the coding sequence ATGGCCAAGGAATCAGGTGCCGCCAAGGGCGGCGAGAGCTCCGGTCTCGACCTCCTGCGCGACGAGTTGGTCGACTTCCTCGGCGCCCAGGTCGAGAACCTGGCGGACAAGGCCGGCGACAAACTCTCGGGCCTCACCGACCAATTGCTCGACTCGGCCCAGGGCGGCGGCCCGCTGCCCGGCGGCGGCATCATGAAGGCCGTCACCGGAAGCAAGGCCAAGGGCATGAAGGACAAGGTGGTCGGAAAGGCCAAGGACCTGCTCGGCGGCGGCAAGGGCAAACGGAAGTCCGGCGGCGGCAAGTCCATGAACATTCTCGAGGTCCAGGACGTGGGCGTGCCGATCCGCGCGGCGTACGACCACTGGACGGCGTACGAGGACTTCAGCGACTTCGCCAAGGGTGTGCGCAGCGTCTCCAAGGACAGCGACGACGTGCACAGCGACTGGAAGGTCAAGGTCGGGCCCTCCACCCGGGGCTGGAAGGCCACGGTTCAGGAGCAGGTCCCGGACGACCGGATCATGTGGACCTCCGAGGGCGCCAAGGGCACCACGCGCGGCTGCGTCAGCTTCCACTCCCTGGCGCCGTCCCTCACCCGGATCGTTCTCGTCGTCGAGTACTACCCTTCCGGATTCTTCGAGAAGACCGGCAATCTCTGGCGGGCCCAAGGCCGTCGGCTGAGGCTGGACTTCAAGAACTTCGTCCGCTACGTCTCGTTCGCCGACGAGGAACCCGAGGGATGGCGCGGGGAAATCCGTGACGGTGAAGTCGTGCGCAGTCACGAAGAGGCACTGGAGGACGAGGAAGAACAGGGTCAGGAAGAGGACGAGGAAGAATACGACGAGGACGAAGAGGATGACGGCGAGTACGCGGACGAGGACGAGGCGCCCGAGGAAGGCGAGGAGGAGGACGAATACGAGGATGAGGAGGAGGACGAGGACGAATACGCCAGGTGA
- a CDS encoding gas vesicle protein, which produces MGNYPSRAAPYGQSSTSNLADILERVLDKGIVIAGDIQINLLDIELLTIKLRLLVASVDKAKEMGIDWWEHDPALSSRARGGERSLAEENRRLRAEVEALRRGEALPGGRRSATGADAEEEPAEAELVEEEPVEEERPRSSRPARRTRKARDE; this is translated from the coding sequence ATGGGCAACTATCCGTCCAGGGCCGCGCCGTACGGGCAGAGCTCCACCAGCAACCTGGCGGACATCCTGGAGCGGGTCCTGGACAAGGGCATCGTCATCGCGGGCGACATCCAGATCAATCTGCTCGACATCGAGCTGTTGACCATCAAACTCCGTCTGCTGGTCGCCTCCGTCGACAAGGCGAAGGAGATGGGCATCGACTGGTGGGAGCACGATCCCGCGCTGTCCTCGCGCGCCCGCGGGGGCGAACGGTCCCTCGCCGAGGAGAACAGGCGGCTGCGGGCCGAGGTCGAGGCCCTGCGCAGGGGCGAGGCGTTGCCGGGAGGCCGGCGCTCGGCCACGGGGGCGGATGCGGAGGAGGAGCCCGCCGAGGCCGAGCTCGTCGAGGAGGAACCCGTAGAGGAGGAACGGCCCCGGTCGTCCCGGCCGGCCCGACGTACCAGGAAGGCACGAGATGAGTGA
- a CDS encoding DNA polymerase ligase N-terminal domain-containing protein: MPGKEPLRDYHRKRRFDRTAEPEGGGERQGRGAHAEPAFVVQIHDASTMHFDFRLEVDGVLRSWAVPKGPSSDPQEKRLALPTEDHPLEYADFEGVIAPGEYGGGTVIIWDEGTFRNLTEDRHGGEVPMAEALERGHASFALHGRKLHGGYALTRTGPDGGRERWLLVKKSGSNAAAHDAPQPHRARSARTGRTLKRVAEDAAGDS; the protein is encoded by the coding sequence ATGCCGGGGAAGGAACCACTGCGGGATTACCACCGCAAGCGCCGCTTCGACAGGACCGCCGAGCCGGAGGGCGGCGGCGAACGGCAGGGACGCGGAGCTCACGCCGAGCCCGCCTTCGTGGTGCAGATCCATGACGCGAGCACGATGCACTTCGATTTCCGGCTCGAGGTGGACGGAGTGCTCAGGAGCTGGGCCGTTCCCAAGGGCCCGTCGTCGGACCCGCAGGAGAAGAGGCTCGCCCTGCCGACGGAGGACCACCCCCTGGAGTACGCGGACTTCGAGGGCGTCATCGCCCCGGGCGAGTACGGCGGCGGCACGGTCATCATCTGGGACGAGGGCACGTTCAGGAACCTCACCGAGGACCGCCACGGGGGCGAGGTCCCGATGGCCGAGGCGCTGGAGCGGGGGCACGCCTCCTTCGCCCTGCACGGTCGCAAGCTCCACGGCGGTTACGCGCTCACCCGCACCGGCCCGGACGGCGGGCGTGAACGCTGGCTGCTCGTGAAGAAGAGCGGCTCGAACGCCGCCGCGCACGACGCCCCTCAGCCGCACCGTGCCCGGTCGGCCCGAACCGGCCGCACGCTCAAGCGGGTCGCCGAGGACGCCGCGGGCGACAGCTGA
- a CDS encoding gas vesicle protein GvpG encodes MGLLGELLLLPAAPVRGTFWVLRQVADEAERRYYDPSTIRRELAELERRLEGGEISEEEFDRREDELLDRLEKAAGTS; translated from the coding sequence ATGGGACTGCTGGGTGAGCTGCTGCTCCTGCCCGCGGCGCCGGTCCGGGGCACCTTCTGGGTGCTCCGGCAGGTCGCCGACGAGGCGGAGCGGCGGTACTACGACCCCTCGACGATCCGGCGTGAACTGGCCGAGCTGGAGCGCCGGCTGGAAGGCGGGGAGATCAGCGAGGAGGAGTTCGACCGGCGTGAGGACGAGCTTCTCGACCGCCTGGAGAAGGCGGCGGGGACCTCATGA
- a CDS encoding gas vesicle protein yields the protein MTNSTRKSGGGDTGADRPSTAMDVMRAARDQLTELTGTQVESVSSFARTEDGWELAVEVVELARIPDTTSLLATYEVSLDPDGELTTYRRVRRYERGRADPS from the coding sequence ATGACCAACTCAACCAGAAAGTCCGGTGGCGGTGACACCGGGGCGGATCGGCCGTCGACGGCGATGGACGTCATGCGGGCGGCCCGCGACCAGCTCACCGAACTCACAGGAACGCAGGTCGAGTCGGTGTCGTCCTTCGCACGGACGGAGGACGGCTGGGAGCTTGCCGTCGAGGTGGTCGAGCTCGCCCGTATCCCCGACACGACCAGCCTGCTCGCGACGTACGAGGTCTCCCTGGACCCCGACGGCGAGCTGACCACGTACCGACGGGTCCGGCGCTACGAGCGCGGGAGGGCGGATCCCTCCTGA
- a CDS encoding gas vesicle structural protein GvpA — protein sequence MTVVPQGGGGVARGGGSSSLYDVLELILDRGLVIDVFVRVSLVGIEILRIDARIVVASVDTYLRFAEACNRLDLEGGKQPSQLTDLVGDTVEKGARGKSKGALSGAVEAVTDTMKGGGDEDEEEEEEQEEREPAARRRRTTSRRPRRSREREEE from the coding sequence ATGACCGTGGTGCCGCAGGGCGGAGGCGGCGTCGCCAGGGGCGGGGGCAGCAGCAGCCTCTACGACGTCCTGGAACTCATTCTTGATCGCGGACTCGTCATCGACGTCTTCGTGCGGGTCTCGCTCGTCGGTATCGAGATCCTGAGGATCGACGCCCGCATCGTCGTGGCCAGCGTGGACACGTACCTGCGCTTCGCCGAAGCGTGCAACCGCCTCGACCTGGAGGGCGGCAAGCAGCCGTCGCAGCTGACCGACCTGGTGGGGGACACCGTCGAGAAGGGGGCCCGCGGCAAGTCCAAGGGGGCGCTCTCGGGTGCCGTGGAAGCCGTGACCGACACCATGAAGGGCGGCGGCGACGAGGACGAAGAGGAAGAGGAGGAACAGGAGGAGCGGGAGCCTGCGGCACGACGGCGGCGTACGACGAGCCGGAGGCCCCGGCGTTCGAGGGAACGCGAGGAGGAGTGA
- a CDS encoding GvpL/GvpF family gas vesicle protein, which yields MAVYVYSIVGKEHPLGLDDIAGVGDPPSPLRAVTSGSLTAVVSDAPEDLRPKRRDLTAHQEVQTRLMADGAVLPLRFGLTAPDDDAVREALEERATEYADRLGALEGCAEYNLKVKQDEDALLRQILEDSPEARELNAAVRGGTAGPDVSLALGELVAGEVDARHASLAAGVVEALRPFSRDQQTSQPSGEDFLSVSFLVAEEQEELFLATEMSVANQMGEDFEFRLNGPLPPYSFV from the coding sequence ATGGCCGTCTACGTGTACTCCATCGTGGGCAAGGAGCATCCGCTGGGGCTGGACGACATCGCCGGGGTCGGCGACCCTCCCTCCCCGCTGCGGGCCGTGACGTCGGGATCACTCACCGCGGTCGTCAGTGATGCTCCCGAGGATCTGCGCCCCAAGCGCCGTGACCTCACGGCGCACCAGGAGGTCCAGACCCGGCTCATGGCCGACGGCGCGGTGCTGCCCCTGAGGTTCGGCCTGACCGCACCGGACGACGACGCCGTCCGGGAGGCCCTGGAGGAGCGGGCGACGGAGTACGCGGACCGGCTCGGCGCGCTGGAGGGATGCGCCGAGTACAACCTGAAGGTCAAGCAGGACGAGGACGCCCTGCTGCGGCAGATCCTCGAGGACTCGCCCGAGGCGAGGGAACTCAACGCCGCGGTCCGCGGCGGCACGGCCGGCCCCGACGTCTCCCTCGCGCTCGGCGAACTCGTCGCCGGGGAAGTGGACGCGCGCCACGCGTCGCTCGCCGCAGGGGTCGTCGAGGCGCTCCGGCCCTTCTCCCGCGACCAGCAGACCTCCCAGCCCTCCGGCGAGGACTTCCTGAGCGTTTCCTTCCTGGTGGCCGAGGAGCAGGAGGAACTCTTCCTGGCCACCGAGATGAGCGTCGCGAACCAGATGGGGGAGGACTTCGAGTTCCGCCTCAACGGCCCTCTCCCCCCGTACAGCTTCGTCTGA
- a CDS encoding CsbD family protein, with translation MAAQGKKIRGKAQETVGKAKQKAGEVTGNEELRAKGTADRLAGKTKEKTAEAEQTVRGTAEELKGKARKNM, from the coding sequence ATGGCTGCACAGGGAAAGAAGATTCGCGGAAAGGCCCAGGAGACCGTCGGCAAGGCCAAGCAGAAGGCCGGCGAGGTCACTGGGAACGAGGAGCTTCGCGCCAAGGGCACTGCGGACCGTTTGGCCGGCAAGACCAAGGAAAAGACCGCCGAGGCCGAGCAGACGGTGCGCGGCACCGCGGAAGAACTGAAGGGCAAGGCCCGCAAGAACATGTAG
- a CDS encoding gas vesicle protein K, translated as MGPEGEGDRGRRFDEVAEAAARAFRLLPAAPQDLPASGRAAPSPARRISADPDTVERDLVRLVLTLVELLRQLMERQALHRVDQGDLTEEQEERLGATLMILHDRMTDLCDQYGLTMEDLNLDLGPLGTLLPPAD; from the coding sequence ATGGGCCCTGAGGGCGAGGGGGACAGGGGCCGCCGCTTCGACGAGGTCGCGGAGGCCGCGGCCCGGGCCTTCCGGCTGCTGCCCGCCGCACCGCAGGACCTGCCCGCGTCCGGCCGCGCCGCGCCGTCACCCGCCCGCAGGATCAGCGCCGACCCCGACACGGTGGAGCGGGACCTCGTACGACTCGTCCTCACGCTCGTCGAACTGCTCCGGCAGTTGATGGAGCGTCAGGCATTGCACCGGGTCGACCAGGGCGACCTCACCGAGGAGCAGGAGGAGCGGCTGGGGGCGACGCTCATGATCCTCCACGACCGCATGACGGACCTGTGCGACCAGTACGGGCTGACGATGGAGGACCTCAACCTCGACCTCGGGCCCCTGGGCACCCTGCTGCCACCCGCCGACTGA
- a CDS encoding GvpL/GvpF family gas vesicle protein, which translates to MSTYVYGIARRSHPGPASELVGVGDPPLPVRTVAGGELIAIVSDAPENLRPKRRDLLAHQNVLAEASATGAVLPMRFGGVSPDDDAVKAVLAERAEHFEQRLTALDGKVEFNVKASHDEEAVLHRILAENAELRAMSEANKAAGGGTQEQKIQLGERIVAAVQQRELIDADIVHRELTGLTESVSVGPESTGWLANISCLVARDDADAFVAAVDRLAKDNPHLSLQLNGPLPPYSFVE; encoded by the coding sequence GTGAGTACGTACGTCTACGGCATCGCCCGCCGCTCCCACCCGGGCCCGGCGTCGGAACTCGTCGGTGTCGGCGATCCGCCCCTGCCCGTGCGCACCGTCGCCGGCGGCGAGTTGATCGCCATCGTCAGTGACGCTCCCGAGAACCTGCGGCCCAAGCGCCGTGATCTGCTCGCCCACCAGAACGTTCTCGCGGAAGCCTCCGCGACCGGGGCGGTGCTGCCGATGCGCTTCGGCGGGGTGTCGCCCGACGACGACGCGGTGAAGGCGGTCCTCGCGGAACGCGCGGAACACTTCGAGCAGCGGCTCACGGCCCTCGACGGCAAGGTCGAGTTCAACGTGAAGGCGTCCCACGACGAGGAGGCCGTACTGCACCGCATCCTCGCGGAGAACGCCGAGCTGCGTGCGATGAGCGAGGCCAACAAGGCGGCCGGCGGCGGCACCCAGGAGCAGAAGATCCAGCTCGGTGAGCGGATCGTGGCCGCCGTGCAGCAGCGGGAGCTGATCGACGCCGACATCGTGCACCGCGAACTCACGGGCCTGACGGAGTCGGTCAGCGTCGGCCCGGAGTCCACCGGCTGGCTCGCCAACATCTCCTGCCTGGTCGCGCGGGACGACGCGGACGCGTTCGTCGCGGCCGTCGACAGGCTGGCCAAGGACAATCCGCACCTGTCGCTGCAGCTCAACGGTCCGCTGCCCCCGTACAGCTTCGTGGAGTGA
- a CDS encoding gas vesicle protein GvpG produces the protein MGLLTQIVTLPLAPVRGAVWVMDRVLEAAENEYYDPEPVQRELAELEARLLSGEIDEETFDRREDELLEQLEEIRAFWDERGRP, from the coding sequence ATGGGCCTGCTCACGCAGATCGTGACCCTTCCGCTGGCCCCCGTGCGCGGTGCCGTCTGGGTGATGGACCGGGTGCTGGAGGCGGCGGAGAACGAGTACTACGACCCCGAGCCCGTCCAGCGGGAGCTGGCGGAGCTGGAGGCGCGGCTCCTCTCCGGCGAGATCGACGAGGAGACCTTCGACCGCCGCGAGGACGAGCTCCTGGAGCAGCTGGAGGAGATCAGGGCGTTCTGGGACGAGCGGGGTCGGCCGTGA
- a CDS encoding GvpL/GvpF family gas vesicle protein, translating to MSDRVSYVYAVVREADGLQEAVVGTTGVAGAPVRLLPLTGGDGLLLAVSAVPSEDFREEALKQHLEDLRWLESVARAHHAVIEELSARTTVLPLRLATVYLDDERATNALDAQSEILARRLSHLAAHVEWGVKIYVESSAAPAPGPVEPAGSEELSPGRAYLRTRKAQRTVRDTAHRSARTAAERIEEAGRRYAADRARHRVQQGELATAPGENVLNDAYLVARDRAEAFRDEVSRAADDLDGVRVELTGPWAPYSFATPPDTAGAAESPRAEGPAAATGFAGPAGSGARAAAAHPDTPAGTERGTEQ from the coding sequence ATGAGTGACCGTGTCTCCTACGTCTACGCCGTGGTGCGGGAGGCCGACGGGCTCCAGGAAGCCGTCGTCGGCACCACCGGGGTCGCCGGGGCGCCCGTGCGCCTGCTCCCGCTCACCGGCGGTGACGGTCTGCTGCTCGCGGTGAGCGCCGTCCCCTCGGAGGACTTCCGGGAGGAGGCACTCAAGCAGCACCTGGAGGACCTTCGATGGCTGGAGTCCGTCGCGCGTGCGCACCACGCCGTCATCGAGGAACTGTCCGCCCGGACCACCGTCCTTCCCCTGCGTCTGGCCACCGTGTACCTGGACGACGAGCGGGCGACGAACGCACTGGACGCACAGAGCGAGATCCTCGCCCGACGGCTGTCCCACCTCGCCGCCCACGTGGAGTGGGGAGTCAAGATCTACGTCGAGTCGTCGGCGGCGCCCGCTCCGGGGCCTGTCGAGCCCGCGGGCTCCGAGGAGCTCAGCCCGGGCCGGGCGTATCTGCGGACCCGCAAGGCCCAGCGCACCGTACGGGACACCGCACACCGCTCGGCGCGGACCGCGGCCGAGCGGATCGAGGAGGCGGGCCGCCGGTACGCCGCCGACCGGGCCCGGCACCGTGTGCAGCAGGGCGAACTCGCCACCGCGCCGGGCGAGAACGTCCTCAATGACGCGTATCTCGTGGCGCGGGACCGGGCCGAGGCGTTCCGCGACGAGGTGAGCCGCGCGGCGGACGACCTGGACGGGGTACGGGTCGAACTCACCGGCCCCTGGGCGCCGTACTCGTTCGCGACACCGCCGGACACGGCCGGGGCGGCGGAGTCACCGCGGGCGGAGGGCCCCGCGGCTGCGACGGGGTTCGCCGGGCCGGCGGGGAGCGGGGCGCGAGCGGCCGCAGCGCACCCGGACACGCCCGCCGGGACCGAGCGGGGCACGGAACAGTGA
- a CDS encoding gas vesicle protein: MSPRPSETDTALPDRQVALIDLLDRLLSGGVVLTGDVVLSIADIDLVRISLRALIMSIRSSEGGGDTEGSAFPGPVHPAEDSGLPARGASERGDFPGGGGDGP, translated from the coding sequence GTGTCGCCCCGGCCGTCGGAGACCGACACCGCCCTGCCGGACCGTCAGGTCGCCCTCATCGACCTGCTGGACCGGTTGCTCAGCGGGGGAGTCGTCCTGACCGGTGACGTGGTGCTGTCGATCGCGGACATCGATCTCGTACGGATCTCCCTGCGCGCACTCATCATGTCCATCCGCTCCTCGGAGGGCGGCGGCGACACGGAGGGCAGTGCCTTCCCGGGGCCGGTTCACCCCGCGGAGGACAGCGGCCTCCCGGCGCGCGGCGCATCGGAGCGTGGCGACTTCCCAGGGGGCGGCGGCGATGGGCCCTGA
- a CDS encoding phage holin family protein, with the protein MDTNPSDQMARAVREALADELRKQTTKQRRAALYYSAAGAAGLYAGAALVGCLVLLLSAAIPAWAAALIAAVALAVAAVLLRSAARKERVPPASAAVPPGTPPMPPQAPDPGAGARP; encoded by the coding sequence ATGGACACCAACCCCTCGGACCAGATGGCCCGGGCCGTCCGGGAAGCGCTCGCGGACGAGCTGCGCAAGCAGACGACGAAGCAGCGCCGCGCGGCGCTCTACTACAGCGCGGCGGGCGCCGCCGGCCTCTACGCGGGCGCGGCGCTCGTCGGCTGCCTCGTACTCCTGCTCAGCGCGGCGATACCCGCGTGGGCCGCCGCACTGATCGCCGCCGTCGCACTCGCGGTCGCGGCGGTCCTGCTCAGGTCCGCCGCCCGGAAGGAGCGTGTCCCCCCGGCATCCGCCGCAGTCCCTCCCGGGACGCCGCCGATGCCTCCGCAGGCACCGGATCCCGGCGCCGGGGCACGCCCATGA
- a CDS encoding glutamate--cysteine ligase 2, which translates to MRSVGVEEELLLVDAETGEPRAVSAAVLDAAARETAGEDQVFESELQREQLEFATRPGTRMEELAAEIRRCRAEAAQHAEDTGVAVAALATSPLPVSPSVAVGTRYHWMAERFGLTLQDQLTCGCHVHVSVDSDDEGVAVLDRIRPWLSVLLALSANSPFWQGQDSHYSSYRSQVWGRWPSAGPVGIFGSADRYHQQVRDMVGTGVLRDEGMIYFDARLSHRYPTVEIRVADVCLDPDSTVLHAVLVRGLVETASREWQAGEPPARHGESMLRLAAWQAARYGLEGRLLHPRTMRPAPAETVVRALFDHVRDALDDAGDTKRAQDALAAVLRTGNGAAVQRAILERTGSLREVVTECVRLTGARRA; encoded by the coding sequence GTGCGCAGCGTGGGAGTGGAGGAGGAACTCCTCCTGGTGGACGCGGAGACCGGGGAGCCCCGCGCCGTGTCGGCGGCCGTCCTGGACGCCGCCGCGAGGGAGACGGCGGGGGAGGACCAGGTCTTCGAATCGGAGCTGCAGCGCGAGCAACTGGAGTTCGCCACCCGGCCCGGGACCCGGATGGAGGAACTCGCGGCCGAGATCCGGCGGTGCCGGGCCGAGGCGGCGCAGCACGCCGAGGACACGGGCGTCGCCGTCGCCGCCCTCGCCACCTCCCCCCTCCCGGTCAGCCCCTCCGTCGCCGTCGGCACGCGGTACCACTGGATGGCCGAACGCTTCGGGCTCACTCTCCAGGACCAGCTCACCTGCGGGTGCCATGTCCACGTCTCCGTGGATTCCGACGACGAGGGCGTCGCGGTCCTGGACCGCATCCGGCCCTGGCTGTCCGTCCTGCTCGCCCTGAGCGCCAACTCCCCCTTCTGGCAAGGACAGGACAGCCACTACAGCAGCTACCGCAGTCAGGTGTGGGGCCGCTGGCCGTCGGCCGGCCCCGTCGGGATCTTCGGCTCGGCCGACCGGTACCACCAGCAGGTGCGGGACATGGTCGGCACCGGCGTCCTCCGGGACGAAGGGATGATCTACTTCGACGCCCGGCTGTCCCATCGGTATCCCACGGTCGAGATCCGGGTCGCGGACGTCTGCCTGGATCCGGACTCGACGGTGCTCCACGCGGTCCTCGTCCGCGGGCTGGTCGAGACGGCGTCCCGCGAGTGGCAGGCGGGGGAGCCGCCGGCGCGGCACGGGGAGTCCATGCTGCGGCTGGCCGCGTGGCAGGCCGCCCGCTACGGCCTCGAAGGCCGCCTGCTCCATCCCCGGACGATGCGCCCCGCGCCCGCCGAAACGGTGGTGCGAGCACTCTTCGACCATGTACGCGACGCCCTCGACGACGCAGGGGACACAAAACGCGCCCAGGACGCGCTCGCGGCGGTGCTGAGGACCGGCAACGGGGCAGCCGTCCAGCGCGCGATCCTGGAGCGGACCGGCAGTCTGCGGGAGGTCGTCACGGAGTGCGTGCGCCTCACCGGCGCGCGGCGCGCCTGA